A single genomic interval of Streptococcus suis harbors:
- a CDS encoding DUF896 family protein: MEQAKIDRINELARKKKAEGLTEEELQEQAALREEYIEGYRRSVRAHIEGIKVVDEDGNDVTPEKLRQVQREKGLHGRSLDDPNS, translated from the coding sequence ATGGAACAAGCAAAAATCGATCGCATCAATGAATTGGCCCGCAAGAAAAAGGCGGAAGGCTTGACAGAAGAGGAGTTGCAGGAACAGGCAGCTCTTCGTGAGGAGTACATCGAGGGCTACCGCCGTAGCGTGCGTGCCCACATCGAAGGTATCAAGGTCGTCGATGAAGATGGCAATGATGTGACACCTGAGAAACTCCGCCAAGTCCAACGTGAAAAAGGCTTGCACGGACGTAGTTTGGATGATCCAAATTCCTAA
- a CDS encoding MATE family efflux transporter, which translates to MNDLTKGKPIAVILQFAIPLLIGSFFQLAYNFADSMIVGHTLGKDAFASVGSTASLIFLIIGFAQGVTNGLTIISAQRFGAGDLEGLKKSFVHGLFYASLISLLLTVSALAFLKPILVLMQTPVSIINHSHAFLTAMFGGLTFTIFYNFLSSALRSLGNSKTPLLALVIACFINIGLDFFFILVMNWGVFGAGFATILAQACSVLFLIFYIIHKVPHYHIGLADFKLDRGNLKKHAQLAFPMGFQASIIAIGAMTLQFMVNQLGTDAIAAQAIALRTDQLAMLPMVNLGLAIATFTAQNYGAKLYDRIREGVRHSLLLSIAWAIVFAVILILGNRFFSGLFLPNASQTVLDLALVYYIINGSCYWIVASLFILRSFIQGLGKGFIPTLAGFGELIFRAAVAIIGMQYFGFYGTAAANPAAWIGSIIVLIPSSIIFMKKLKAGQTI; encoded by the coding sequence ATGAATGATTTAACCAAAGGAAAGCCGATTGCAGTCATCTTACAATTCGCTATTCCCTTGTTGATTGGATCTTTTTTTCAACTGGCCTATAATTTTGCTGATTCCATGATTGTGGGGCATACTTTGGGAAAGGATGCCTTTGCCAGTGTCGGCTCAACTGCCAGCCTGATTTTTTTAATCATCGGTTTTGCCCAAGGTGTTACCAATGGATTAACCATTATTTCTGCCCAACGCTTTGGAGCTGGCGACTTAGAGGGGCTTAAAAAATCTTTTGTCCACGGACTCTTCTACGCTTCCCTCATCAGCCTTTTACTAACAGTCTCAGCCTTAGCATTTTTGAAACCTATCTTGGTCTTAATGCAAACGCCTGTGAGTATCATCAACCACTCCCATGCCTTTCTAACGGCCATGTTTGGAGGATTGACCTTTACTATTTTTTATAATTTCCTGTCTTCAGCCCTACGCAGTCTCGGAAACTCTAAAACACCTCTACTTGCTCTAGTTATTGCTTGTTTTATCAATATCGGTCTGGATTTTTTCTTTATCTTAGTTATGAACTGGGGCGTTTTCGGAGCCGGCTTTGCAACTATCCTTGCTCAAGCCTGTTCGGTTCTCTTTCTTATTTTTTACATTATCCACAAGGTACCTCACTATCATATCGGACTAGCTGATTTTAAATTGGATAGAGGTAATCTCAAGAAACATGCCCAGCTTGCTTTTCCAATGGGATTTCAAGCCAGTATTATCGCCATCGGAGCCATGACCTTGCAGTTTATGGTTAACCAACTAGGGACAGACGCCATCGCCGCCCAGGCCATTGCCCTTCGTACTGACCAGTTGGCTATGCTGCCCATGGTCAATCTGGGCTTGGCTATCGCAACCTTTACTGCTCAGAACTACGGCGCCAAGCTCTATGACCGTATTCGAGAAGGAGTGCGCCACTCATTACTCCTCAGCATTGCTTGGGCCATTGTATTTGCGGTCATTCTCATCTTGGGCAATCGCTTCTTCTCTGGTCTCTTTCTGCCAAATGCCAGCCAAACAGTGCTGGACTTGGCTCTTGTTTACTACATCATTAACGGCTCTTGTTACTGGATTGTTGCTTCCCTCTTTATTCTTCGTAGCTTTATTCAGGGACTTGGCAAGGGCTTTATCCCAACACTAGCAGGCTTTGGAGAATTGATTTTCCGAGCAGCAGTCGCCATCATCGGTATGCAGTATTTCGGTTTTTATGGAACCGCCGCCGCTAACCCCGCCGCCTGGATCGGAAGCATCATCGTCCTGATTCCAAGTTCCATCATCTTCATGAAAAAATTAAAGGCCGGACAAACTATATAA
- a CDS encoding potassium channel family protein: protein MPNYTIGILGLGVFGTTIAKTLHNYDCNIIAIDNHEQRINHLEPILTRGIVGDITDRSLLRAAGIGNCDAVVVATGENLESSVLAVMHSKVLGVPMVIAKVKGTTAKEVLLRVGADKVISPERETGISLAKQLLHRDTTSLFELDGNVSIVEFHPPVKWIGKTLGELKLRQHYKLNIIGYRSGKNQELNIQLTPDYVFKSDELILAVTDHNTVDHFEELTN, encoded by the coding sequence ATGCCAAACTATACTATCGGAATTCTCGGTCTGGGAGTTTTTGGTACTACCATTGCAAAAACATTACACAATTACGATTGCAATATTATTGCTATTGATAATCATGAACAACGTATCAATCATCTAGAACCTATTCTCACGCGCGGTATTGTCGGAGACATCACCGATCGCTCGCTCCTACGTGCAGCAGGAATCGGTAACTGCGATGCTGTTGTTGTAGCTACTGGCGAAAACTTGGAATCCAGTGTCCTTGCTGTTATGCATAGCAAGGTCCTAGGCGTTCCTATGGTCATTGCCAAAGTCAAAGGAACAACTGCGAAAGAAGTCCTTCTCCGTGTTGGTGCTGACAAGGTTATTTCTCCTGAACGCGAAACAGGTATTTCCCTAGCCAAACAATTACTCCACCGCGACACAACCAGCCTTTTTGAGCTTGACGGTAATGTTTCCATTGTTGAGTTCCACCCGCCAGTAAAATGGATTGGCAAAACACTCGGCGAATTAAAACTCCGCCAACACTATAAACTCAATATTATCGGTTACCGAAGTGGCAAAAATCAGGAATTAAACATCCAACTGACTCCTGACTATGTCTTCAAATCTGACGAACTCATCTTAGCAGTAACAGACCATAACACTGTCGATCATTTTGAAGAACTGACAAATTAA